In one window of Solanum pennellii chromosome 2, SPENNV200 DNA:
- the LOC107010555 gene encoding repetitive proline-rich cell wall protein 2-like — protein sequence MGITSTKWLFVVSVLIVISFLELTNGDEFSDEYSSHDLALLESLRSRFKPPTPQRQRQRHRPRHPPSPRPKRPSPFPPPVQPLHCPPTPRTKRQPPSPPVLPPPVQPRHRPPTPRTKKPPPSPPVLPPPVEDPPMIPPPVEEPPVMPPKGEDPPVLPPPGEEPPVMPPQGEDPPVPPPLGEEPPVIPSPPVLPPQGEESPVIPPQGEDPPVLPPLGEEPPVMPPLGEEPPVIPPPPVLPPQGEEPPVMPPQGEDPPVLPPQGDEPPMLPTMSLRI from the coding sequence ATGGGTATCACATCAACGAAGTGGCTATTTGTAGTTTCAGTTTTAATAGTTATCTCATTCTTAGAGCTCACTAATGGAGATGAATTCAGTGATGAATATTCATCTCATGATCTAGCTCTTCTTGAATCTTTAAGATCTAGATTTAAGCCTCCGACTCCACAACGACAACGACAGCGACATCGACCTCGTCATCCCCCTAGTCCTCGCCCTAAGAGGCCATCACCTTTTCCGCCACCAGTTCAGCCTCTACATTGTCCCCCTACTCCTCGGACTAAGAGGCAACCACCTTCTCCGCCAGTTCTTCCGCCACCAGTTCAGCCTCGACATCGCCCCCCTACTCCTCGGACTAAGAAACCACCACCTTCTCCTCCAGTTCTTCCGCCACCAGTTGAGGATCCACCAATGATTCCGCCACCAGTTGAGGAGCCACCAGTGATGCCGCCAAAAGGTGAGGATCCACCAGTGCTTCCGCCACCAGGTGAGGAGCCACCAGTGATGCCGCCACAAGGTGAGGATCCACCAGTACCTCCGCCACTAGGTGAGGAGCCACCAGTGATTCCATCGCCACCAGTGCTTCCGCCACAAGGTGAGGAGTCACCAGTGATTCCGCCACAAGGTGAGGATCCACCAGTGCTTCCGCCACTAGGTGAGGAGCCACCAGTGATGCCGCCACTAGGTGAGGAGCCACCAGTGATTCCACCACCACCAGTGCTTCCGCCACAAGGTGAGGAGCCACCAGTGATGCCGCCACAAGGTGAGGATCCACCAGTGCTTCCGCCACAAGGTGATGAGCCTCCAATGCTTCCCACCATGTCGCTGCGAATATAG